The Exiguobacterium mexicanum genome includes a window with the following:
- a CDS encoding valine--tRNA ligase — MANETNEITMPTKYDPSATEAKWYDYWLENDVFKADEDDSKQPYTIVIPPPNVTGKLHLGHAWDTTLQDLLTRLKRMQGYDVLWLPGMDHAGIATQAKVEQKLREDGIMRYDLGREKFLEKTWEWKDEYADTIRAQWSKLGLGLDYSRERFTLDEGLSKAVQEVFVRLYEKGLIYRGEYIVNWDPAQKTAVSDIEVIYQEVEGAFYHMKYPLADGSGHIEIATTRPETMLGDTAVAVNPKDERYAHLVGKTIMLPVMNREIPIVADDYVDMEFGTGCVKITPAHDPNDFEIGNRHELPRILVMDEGGKMNENAGKYEGLDRFECRKQLVKDLEADGTLVKIEPHTHSVGHSERSGAVIEPYLSKQWFVDMEPLAKAALEAQGHDDTKVNFVPERFEGTYLRWMENIRDWCISRQLWWGHRIPAWYHNETGEVYVGKEAPADSENWHQDEDVLDTWFSSALWPFSTMGWPDTDSADFKRYFPTSALVTGYDIIFFWVSRMIFQSLEFTGKQPFNDVLIHGLIRDSEGRKMSKSLGNGVDPMEVIDQYGADSLRWFLLTGSTPGNDLRFYWEKIESTWNFANKIWNASRFALMNMDGMKYEDIDLSGEKTLADKWILTRLNDTIDQVTRLVDKYEFGEAGRYLYNFIWEEFCNWYIEMAKLTLYGEDEAAKATTRSVLAYTLDSIMRLMHPFMPFLTEEIWQHLPHEGDSIVRASYPTRRDELHFADSVPAFEAVMNVIRSVRNIRSEVNAPMSKPIQLFIATSDDTTQGYLSENEATIGKFTNATELEIGRGLAAPDKSMSAIMTGAELFIPLADLINFEEEIARLEKEVAKYEKEVERVQKKLGNPGFTGKAPAHVIDEEKAKEKDYLDKRDAVRARLEELRK; from the coding sequence ATGGCCAACGAGACAAACGAAATCACCATGCCGACGAAGTACGATCCAAGTGCGACGGAAGCGAAATGGTATGACTACTGGTTAGAGAACGACGTATTCAAAGCAGACGAGGACGATTCAAAACAGCCGTACACGATCGTCATCCCGCCACCGAACGTAACGGGGAAACTTCACCTCGGACACGCGTGGGACACGACGCTCCAAGACTTATTGACGCGCCTCAAGCGCATGCAAGGCTATGACGTCCTCTGGCTCCCAGGGATGGACCATGCCGGTATCGCGACCCAAGCGAAAGTCGAACAGAAGCTCCGTGAGGACGGCATCATGCGTTACGACCTCGGACGCGAGAAGTTCCTCGAGAAGACGTGGGAATGGAAAGACGAGTACGCCGACACAATCCGTGCCCAGTGGTCAAAACTTGGTCTCGGTCTCGACTACTCACGTGAGCGCTTCACGCTCGACGAAGGACTCTCGAAAGCGGTCCAGGAAGTATTCGTCCGTCTCTATGAGAAGGGCTTGATTTACCGCGGCGAGTACATCGTCAACTGGGACCCGGCACAAAAGACGGCCGTCTCGGATATCGAGGTCATCTACCAAGAAGTCGAAGGCGCATTCTACCACATGAAGTATCCGCTCGCTGACGGATCAGGCCACATCGAGATCGCGACGACGCGTCCGGAGACGATGCTCGGCGATACAGCCGTTGCCGTCAACCCGAAAGATGAGCGTTACGCGCACCTCGTCGGCAAGACGATCATGCTTCCGGTCATGAACCGTGAGATCCCGATTGTCGCCGACGACTACGTCGACATGGAGTTCGGTACAGGTTGCGTCAAGATCACACCGGCGCACGACCCGAACGACTTTGAGATTGGGAACCGCCACGAGCTCCCGCGCATCCTCGTCATGGACGAAGGCGGCAAGATGAACGAGAACGCCGGCAAGTACGAAGGGCTCGACCGCTTCGAATGCCGCAAGCAACTCGTGAAAGATTTGGAAGCGGACGGCACGCTCGTCAAGATCGAGCCGCACACGCACTCGGTCGGCCACTCGGAACGTTCAGGCGCAGTCATCGAGCCGTATCTTTCGAAACAGTGGTTCGTCGACATGGAGCCGCTCGCGAAAGCAGCGCTCGAAGCTCAAGGACATGACGATACGAAAGTCAACTTCGTCCCAGAGCGGTTCGAAGGCACATACCTCCGTTGGATGGAGAACATCCGCGATTGGTGTATCAGCCGTCAACTCTGGTGGGGCCACCGCATCCCGGCGTGGTACCACAATGAGACGGGTGAAGTCTATGTAGGTAAAGAAGCACCGGCGGACAGTGAGAACTGGCACCAAGACGAAGACGTGCTCGACACATGGTTCTCGTCAGCGCTCTGGCCGTTCTCGACGATGGGCTGGCCGGACACGGATTCAGCAGACTTCAAACGTTACTTCCCGACGAGCGCGCTCGTCACGGGTTACGACATCATCTTCTTCTGGGTATCGCGCATGATCTTCCAATCGCTCGAGTTCACTGGGAAGCAGCCGTTCAACGACGTGCTCATCCACGGTCTCATCCGCGACTCGGAAGGCCGGAAAATGTCGAAATCGCTCGGTAACGGCGTCGACCCGATGGAAGTCATCGACCAATACGGCGCGGACTCGCTCCGCTGGTTCCTCCTCACAGGATCGACACCAGGGAACGACCTTCGCTTCTATTGGGAGAAGATCGAATCGACATGGAACTTCGCGAACAAGATTTGGAACGCGAGCCGTTTCGCCCTCATGAACATGGACGGCATGAAGTATGAGGATATCGATTTGTCAGGTGAGAAGACGCTCGCCGACAAGTGGATTCTCACACGCTTGAACGACACGATCGACCAAGTGACGCGTCTCGTCGACAAGTATGAGTTCGGCGAAGCCGGTCGTTACTTGTACAACTTCATTTGGGAAGAGTTCTGTAACTGGTACATCGAGATGGCGAAACTCACGCTCTACGGTGAGGACGAGGCGGCGAAAGCGACGACACGTTCAGTGCTCGCCTACACGCTCGACTCGATCATGCGTCTCATGCATCCGTTCATGCCGTTCCTCACAGAGGAAATCTGGCAGCACTTGCCGCACGAAGGCGACTCGATCGTCCGTGCGAGCTACCCGACACGTCGCGACGAGCTCCACTTCGCGGACTCGGTACCAGCGTTCGAAGCGGTCATGAACGTCATCCGTTCGGTCCGTAACATTCGTTCGGAAGTGAACGCCCCGATGTCGAAACCGATTCAGCTCTTCATCGCGACAAGTGACGACACGACACAAGGTTACTTGAGCGAAAACGAAGCGACGATCGGCAAGTTCACGAACGCGACCGAGCTCGAAATCGGACGCGGCTTGGCGGCTCCTGATAAGTCGATGTCGGCCATCATGACGGGTGCGGAACTGTTCATCCCACTCGCCGACCTCATCAACTTCGAGGAAGAAATCGCCCGTCTTGAGAAAGAAGTGGCGAAGTACGAGAAGGAAGTCGAGCGTGTTCAGAAGAAACTCGGCAACCCAGGCTTCACTGGCAAGGCGCCGGCTCACGTCATCGACGAAGAGAAGGCGAAAGAGAAAGACTACCTCGACAAGCGTGACGCAGTCCGTGCCCGTTTGGAAGAGTTGCGTAAATAA
- the hemL gene encoding glutamate-1-semialdehyde 2,1-aminomutase, protein MTYKQTRSEAAFEQARPLMPGGVNSPVRAYKSVGMTPIFAERGEGSRVYDIDGNEYIDYVLSWGPLILGHRDPVVTKAIQEQAEKGWTFGTPTELETKMAELVIERVPSIEMVRMVNSGTEATMAALRLARGYTGKTKILKFEGCYHGHGDSLLIKAGSGVATLGLPDSPGVPKDLASQTLTVPYNDLDALRVAFEKFGDDIAGVIVEPAAGNMGFVPPQPGFLEGLREITEQYGALLIFDEVMTGFRVGYNCAQGYFGVTPDLTCLGKVIGGGLPVGAYGGKREIMEKIAPQGPIYQAGTLSGNPLAMIAGYTTLSQLKPEHYAEFERKADRLAEGYTKAAEKYNIPHDTNRAGSMFGFFFTNEKVTNFEKAKTANLDLFRAYYQKMAARGVFLPPSQFEGLFLSTVHTDEDIDLTLAAVDATFKELQQEFSL, encoded by the coding sequence ATGACCTACAAACAAACACGCTCAGAAGCGGCGTTCGAACAAGCACGTCCGCTCATGCCGGGCGGGGTAAACAGCCCGGTCCGTGCCTATAAATCAGTCGGCATGACGCCAATCTTCGCTGAACGCGGTGAAGGTTCACGCGTCTACGACATCGATGGCAACGAATATATCGATTACGTCCTCTCATGGGGACCACTCATCCTCGGCCACCGCGACCCTGTCGTCACGAAGGCGATTCAAGAGCAAGCCGAGAAAGGCTGGACGTTCGGGACGCCGACCGAGCTTGAGACGAAAATGGCCGAGCTCGTCATCGAGCGCGTCCCATCAATCGAGATGGTGCGCATGGTCAACTCGGGTACGGAAGCGACGATGGCGGCACTCCGCCTCGCACGCGGCTACACGGGCAAGACGAAAATCTTGAAGTTCGAAGGCTGCTACCACGGTCACGGCGACTCGCTCCTCATCAAGGCCGGTTCGGGCGTCGCGACGCTCGGTCTCCCGGACTCGCCGGGCGTACCGAAAGACTTGGCGAGCCAGACGCTCACGGTGCCGTACAACGACTTGGATGCCCTTCGCGTCGCGTTCGAGAAGTTCGGTGACGACATCGCTGGGGTCATCGTCGAACCGGCGGCCGGCAACATGGGCTTCGTGCCACCGCAACCTGGATTCCTTGAAGGACTCCGCGAGATCACGGAACAATACGGCGCGCTCCTCATCTTTGACGAGGTCATGACCGGGTTCCGGGTCGGCTACAACTGTGCCCAAGGTTACTTCGGCGTGACGCCGGATTTGACGTGCCTCGGAAAAGTCATCGGCGGCGGCCTTCCGGTCGGTGCCTATGGCGGGAAACGCGAGATCATGGAAAAAATCGCGCCGCAAGGACCGATTTACCAGGCGGGGACGCTCTCGGGGAACCCGCTCGCGATGATCGCCGGCTACACGACGCTGTCGCAACTCAAGCCTGAGCACTACGCCGAGTTCGAACGCAAAGCGGACCGTCTCGCCGAAGGCTACACGAAAGCGGCCGAAAAGTATAACATCCCGCACGACACGAACCGGGCTGGCTCGATGTTCGGATTCTTCTTCACGAACGAGAAAGTGACGAACTTCGAGAAGGCGAAGACGGCGAACCTCGACTTGTTCCGTGCTTACTATCAGAAGATGGCGGCGCGCGGCGTGTTCTTGCCACCGTCACAGTTCGAAGGCTTGTTCCTCTCGACCGTGCACACGGACGAAGATATCGACTTGACGCTCGCAGCGGTCGACGCGACGTTCAAAGAGCTGCAACAAGAGTTTTCATTGTAA